From Salinirubellus salinus, the proteins below share one genomic window:
- the phnE gene encoding phosphonate ABC transporter, permease protein PhnE has protein sequence MATDERRWERFDRRRRLGRFVLTVVAAVAVVGSWQFMDIGIVRPETIPREVGDLLVRMYPPDVAYTTRIVGPLIETIQIAALGTIGALVLSIPVALLAAENTTPNAATFWLGKLVVTVSRSVNTIIWALFFVVLFGSGPLAGAVAIAFRSIGFLGKLLGEEIEEIDFGQVEAVRAAGASSVQVLLYGILPQVKPALVGLSIYRWDINIRDSTVLGFVGAGGIGVQLFRAVNAFAWQSVATVLLVILGVVVATESLSAYTRALVR, from the coding sequence ATGGCGACCGACGAGCGCCGCTGGGAACGGTTCGACCGCCGGCGGCGACTCGGCCGCTTCGTCCTCACGGTGGTCGCCGCCGTCGCCGTGGTCGGGTCCTGGCAGTTCATGGATATCGGTATCGTCAGACCGGAGACGATCCCCCGAGAGGTCGGCGACCTCCTCGTCCGGATGTACCCGCCGGACGTGGCGTACACCACTCGAATCGTCGGGCCGCTGATCGAGACGATCCAGATCGCCGCGCTGGGGACCATCGGCGCGCTGGTGCTCTCGATTCCGGTGGCGCTGCTCGCTGCCGAGAACACGACGCCGAACGCCGCAACGTTCTGGCTCGGAAAGCTCGTCGTGACCGTGAGCCGGTCGGTCAACACCATCATCTGGGCGCTGTTCTTCGTCGTGCTGTTCGGGTCGGGACCGCTGGCGGGGGCGGTCGCCATCGCCTTCCGCTCGATCGGCTTCCTCGGAAAGCTGCTGGGCGAGGAGATCGAGGAGATCGACTTCGGCCAGGTGGAAGCGGTTCGTGCGGCCGGGGCGTCCTCGGTCCAGGTGTTGCTCTACGGCATCCTCCCGCAGGTGAAACCCGCGCTGGTCGGGCTCTCGATCTACCGGTGGGATATCAACATCCGCGACTCGACCGTCCTCGGGTTCGTCGGCGCGGGCGGGATCGGCGTCCAGCTGTTTCGGGCGGTCAACGCCTTCGCGTGGCAGTCGGTCGCGACGGTGCTACTCGTCATCCTCGGCGTGGTCGTCGCGACCGAGAGCCTCTCGGCGTACACGAGGGCGCTGGTACGGTGA
- the phnE gene encoding phosphonate ABC transporter, permease protein PhnE — MAAGERTWERPTVFRRRELKWAVYAGILGFFVWSGFGVGADPGRIAQGLGSAVSLVGDFLPPSATPRQTERILEKMLESVAMAMVSTLTGIVLSVPIAFMAAENLSPKPLYAINRGFISVSRAFNAIIVAIIAVKAIGFGPLAGILTITFKTVGFFSKLLAEDLEDIDMGSVDAVRASGASPVQTLLYGVVPQIIPRFAGLSVYRWDINIRTSTIIGIVGAGGIGSVLLTAFNRYDYQYVTAILLSIIAVVLVAEGVSAVVRRRYN; from the coding sequence GTGGCGGCCGGCGAACGCACCTGGGAGCGCCCGACCGTCTTTCGGCGTCGAGAGCTCAAGTGGGCGGTCTACGCGGGGATTCTCGGCTTCTTCGTGTGGTCTGGGTTCGGGGTCGGCGCCGACCCAGGACGGATCGCACAGGGGCTCGGGAGCGCCGTCTCCCTGGTGGGCGATTTTCTCCCCCCGTCGGCGACCCCGCGACAGACCGAGCGGATTCTCGAGAAGATGCTCGAGAGCGTCGCGATGGCGATGGTCTCGACGCTCACCGGCATCGTCCTCAGCGTCCCGATCGCGTTCATGGCCGCGGAGAACCTGTCCCCGAAGCCGCTGTACGCGATCAACCGAGGATTCATATCGGTCTCCCGGGCGTTCAACGCCATCATCGTCGCCATCATCGCGGTCAAGGCCATCGGGTTCGGGCCGCTCGCGGGCATCCTCACGATTACGTTCAAGACGGTCGGCTTCTTCTCGAAGCTGCTGGCCGAGGACTTGGAAGACATCGATATGGGGTCGGTCGACGCGGTGCGTGCCTCCGGAGCGTCGCCGGTGCAGACGCTGTTGTACGGGGTCGTCCCGCAGATCATCCCGCGGTTCGCCGGGCTCTCGGTGTACCGGTGGGACATCAACATCCGCACGTCGACCATCATCGGTATCGTCGGTGCGGGTGGGATCGGGTCGGTCCTTCTGACCGCGTTCAACCGGTACGACTACCAGTACGTCACGGCCATCCTGCTGTCGATCATCGCGGTCGTGCTGGTAGCTGAAGGCGTGAGCGCAGTCGTCCGACGGAGGTACAACTGA
- the phnC gene encoding phosphonate ABC transporter ATP-binding protein: MLRVTDLQKTYPTGDEALKGVTTSVEGSETVAMIGPSGAGKSTFIRCINRLTEPTGGEVHLDDTELTSLGDDALRSARRDIGMIFQEYNLVERLTVMENVLTGRLGYVSAWKAFRRSFPAEDIERAYEILERVGLGDMENKRVDELSGGQRQRVGIARAVIQQPKILLVDEPTSSLDPETSNTVMRLLTDIAAEREVPVLINIHEVDLAIEHADRIVGLHDGELVFEGPPAALDERGLDQVYRGAEIPDNTGRKADTSAETDEDERVLAEADRSLKGES, encoded by the coding sequence ATGCTCCGGGTAACCGACCTGCAGAAGACCTACCCGACGGGCGACGAGGCGCTGAAAGGCGTCACGACGTCCGTCGAGGGGAGCGAGACCGTCGCCATGATCGGTCCCAGCGGGGCCGGCAAGAGCACGTTCATCCGGTGTATCAACCGGTTGACCGAGCCCACCGGCGGCGAGGTCCACCTCGACGACACGGAGTTGACGTCCCTCGGTGACGACGCGCTTCGGTCGGCCCGCCGGGACATCGGGATGATATTTCAGGAGTACAACCTGGTCGAGCGGCTGACCGTGATGGAGAACGTCCTCACGGGCCGGCTGGGGTACGTATCGGCCTGGAAGGCGTTCCGCCGGTCGTTCCCGGCGGAGGACATCGAGCGGGCCTACGAGATCCTCGAGCGGGTCGGCCTCGGCGACATGGAGAACAAACGCGTCGACGAACTCTCCGGCGGCCAGCGCCAGCGGGTCGGCATCGCGCGGGCCGTGATCCAACAGCCCAAGATTCTGCTGGTCGACGAGCCGACGTCGAGTCTCGACCCCGAGACGTCGAACACGGTGATGCGGCTGTTGACCGACATCGCCGCCGAGCGCGAGGTGCCGGTGCTGATCAACATCCACGAGGTCGACCTCGCGATCGAGCACGCCGATCGTATCGTCGGCCTCCACGACGGTGAGCTCGTCTTCGAAGGGCCGCCGGCCGCACTCGACGAGCGAGGGTTGGATCAGGTGTACCGTGGCGCGGAGATCCCCGACAACACTGGCAGGAAGGCGGACACGTCCGCCGAGACGGACGAAGACGAGAGGGTCCTCGCGGAGGCCGATCGATCGCTGAAGGGGGAGAGCTGA
- the phnD gene encoding phosphate/phosphite/phosphonate ABC transporter substrate-binding protein: MLADSGSFEPASPAWEENNYLSSALVDADYQRGSTVDLENMRNREVDEVPHGEPVRETPDNEDELLDPDTLVFTESPSEDVQGRFEEDFQAVFDRIEEETGKPVEFSKVNSYAASVEAMRSERAHIANFSTGTTAFAVNLAGAVPFAAGLTPDKLFGYRLFATTRADADDIQSVEDFARDEVTVGHSEPASNSGHQAPSALFDQYFDVTAEEDYEVNFSGGHGNTTRGIAAGDYDAGPICSTCMVDTVEAQSDLSFDDFKVVWASAPFPNGPVAYRYNLKPEIQAGIERAYLESDFAGTAFQERTGYDQFVPIDYRTVFKDIMIIQGYNGVEYTESALGS; the protein is encoded by the coding sequence ATGCTCGCGGACTCGGGCAGTTTCGAACCGGCGAGTCCGGCCTGGGAGGAGAACAACTACCTGTCGTCGGCGCTGGTCGACGCGGACTACCAGCGCGGGTCGACGGTCGACCTCGAGAACATGCGCAACCGCGAGGTCGACGAGGTTCCCCACGGTGAGCCGGTCCGGGAGACGCCCGACAACGAGGACGAACTGCTCGACCCCGACACCCTCGTGTTCACCGAGAGCCCGAGCGAGGACGTCCAGGGTCGGTTCGAGGAGGACTTCCAGGCCGTCTTCGACCGCATCGAGGAGGAGACTGGCAAGCCCGTCGAGTTCAGCAAGGTCAACAGCTACGCGGCGTCGGTCGAGGCGATGCGCTCGGAACGGGCCCACATCGCGAACTTCTCGACCGGGACGACGGCCTTCGCCGTCAACTTGGCTGGGGCGGTCCCGTTCGCGGCCGGCCTCACGCCCGACAAGCTCTTCGGGTACCGGCTGTTCGCGACCACGCGCGCCGACGCCGACGACATCCAGAGCGTCGAGGACTTCGCCCGTGACGAGGTGACAGTCGGCCACTCCGAGCCCGCGTCGAACTCCGGCCACCAGGCTCCGTCGGCTCTGTTCGACCAGTACTTCGATGTGACTGCCGAGGAGGACTACGAGGTCAACTTCTCGGGCGGCCACGGCAACACGACCCGCGGCATCGCGGCTGGCGACTACGACGCCGGCCCCATCTGTTCGACCTGTATGGTCGACACCGTCGAGGCACAGAGCGATCTGAGCTTCGACGACTTCAAAGTCGTCTGGGCGTCGGCACCGTTCCCGAACGGACCGGTTGCCTACCGGTACAATCTCAAACCCGAAATCCAGGCGGGAATCGAGCGTGCGTACCTCGAGTCTGACTTCGCCGGGACGGCCTTCCAGGAGCGAACCGGCTACGACCAGTTCGTTCCGATCGACTACCGGACGGTATTCAAGGACATCATGATCATCCAGGGCTACAACGGCGTCGAGTACACCGAGAGCGCGCTGGGATCGTAG
- a CDS encoding ribbon-helix-helix domain-containing protein encodes MAEATTGANGDGEIVTVNFRVTQSFLDEIDSTRQGRGFNSRSEFIRYTLRNATEFPAFDRDELIALLQAEEDIREGRTVSADEAREQFGTDRDE; translated from the coding sequence ATGGCTGAAGCAACTACGGGGGCAAACGGTGATGGCGAGATTGTCACGGTGAATTTCAGAGTCACACAGTCGTTTCTCGACGAGATAGACAGCACACGGCAGGGACGTGGGTTCAACAGCCGAAGCGAATTCATCCGCTACACCCTCCGAAACGCGACCGAATTCCCGGCTTTCGACCGCGATGAACTCATCGCTCTCCTCCAAGCAGAGGAGGATATCCGTGAAGGACGGACGGTGAGTGCCGACGAAGCCCGCGAGCAGTTCGGAACGGACAGGGATGAGTGA
- a CDS encoding helix-turn-helix domain-containing protein, protein MAIVAEILLADPSLPLVGLAQALPSREISVANAVRLEDGQHLVTISVDDESKDVFERELDAQSEIVHVETIGKTTDGWFYQVTIDGGSELFDSHDPAEVEGTLIEAAMTGEGLRELKVFSDYEAFSTLRDRCKVHGIPFELLNIASDPENPGERDQFGLTDKQYRALSIALDGGYYDSPRDMSTKDLAAELGISAPAASDLLRRAERQLISQTLGPEQYLNTLTD, encoded by the coding sequence ATGGCAATCGTCGCAGAAATTCTACTCGCCGACCCCTCGTTGCCCCTGGTCGGCCTCGCGCAAGCGCTTCCGAGTCGTGAGATTTCGGTCGCCAACGCGGTTCGACTCGAAGACGGTCAGCATCTCGTTACTATCAGTGTCGATGATGAGTCGAAAGACGTCTTCGAGCGAGAACTGGACGCACAATCCGAGATCGTTCACGTCGAGACGATCGGAAAGACGACAGACGGGTGGTTCTACCAGGTGACTATCGACGGGGGATCTGAACTGTTCGATTCTCACGACCCGGCGGAAGTCGAGGGGACGCTGATCGAGGCCGCAATGACCGGCGAGGGACTGCGGGAACTGAAGGTGTTCTCGGACTACGAAGCGTTCAGTACGCTTCGAGACAGATGTAAGGTACACGGGATTCCGTTCGAACTGTTAAACATCGCGTCGGACCCCGAAAATCCTGGCGAGCGCGACCAGTTCGGACTCACGGACAAGCAGTACCGAGCACTTTCTATCGCACTTGATGGAGGGTATTATGACTCCCCGCGGGACATGTCGACCAAGGACCTCGCTGCAGAACTGGGCATCAGTGCCCCAGCCGCGTCAGACCTCCTCCGCCGTGCAGAACGGCAACTCATCAGTCAGACGCTCGGTCCGGAACAGTACTTAAACACACTTACTGATTAG
- a CDS encoding oxidoreductase: MTNTTNRVAIITGASSGIGKVTAETLAKDGLTIVLSARRAEKLDALAERIESNGGDALVVPADVTDDDDLVSLVKTVEDEFGRIDVLVNAAGFGLYGSVEETLIDEARYQFDVNVFGLARLTQLVIPVMREQHSGTIINISSMGGKVWTPMGAWYHATKHALEGWSDCLRYELAPHGIDVVVVEPGAVNTEWGDIMVDGLLERSGDGPYAEMAQDVADTSRENSSDGSDPEVIATAISNAVRSDAPKNRYVAGKYARPMIALRRFGGDRVYDRVVDYMV; the protein is encoded by the coding sequence ATGACGAACACTACGAACCGCGTTGCCATCATCACAGGCGCATCGTCTGGAATCGGCAAAGTGACGGCCGAAACCCTCGCCAAAGACGGACTCACAATCGTTCTCAGTGCCCGTCGCGCCGAGAAACTCGACGCACTCGCAGAGCGTATCGAATCGAATGGCGGCGATGCTCTCGTCGTTCCAGCGGATGTGACCGACGACGACGACCTCGTCTCGCTCGTCAAGACGGTCGAAGACGAGTTCGGGCGGATCGACGTACTCGTCAACGCTGCTGGGTTCGGTCTCTACGGCAGCGTCGAAGAGACGCTGATCGACGAGGCTCGCTACCAGTTCGACGTCAACGTGTTTGGCCTCGCCCGCCTCACCCAGCTCGTCATCCCCGTCATGCGCGAACAGCACAGTGGCACAATCATCAACATCAGTAGCATGGGCGGAAAGGTCTGGACGCCGATGGGTGCGTGGTATCACGCCACGAAACACGCGCTGGAGGGGTGGAGCGACTGTCTGCGCTACGAACTCGCACCCCATGGTATCGACGTTGTCGTCGTCGAACCCGGTGCTGTCAACACGGAATGGGGAGACATCATGGTGGACGGGTTACTCGAGCGCAGCGGGGACGGCCCCTACGCGGAGATGGCCCAGGACGTCGCTGACACGTCCCGTGAGAACAGTTCGGACGGGTCAGATCCCGAAGTCATCGCCACTGCAATCAGCAACGCCGTCCGTTCCGACGCTCCCAAGAACCGATATGTTGCAGGGAAATACGCCAGACCCATGATCGCCCTCCGGCGATTTGGCGGTGACCGCGTCTACGACCGTGTCGTCGACTACATGGTTTGA